The Malus sylvestris chromosome 12, drMalSylv7.2, whole genome shotgun sequence genome contains a region encoding:
- the LOC126594241 gene encoding FRIGIDA-like protein 5 isoform X3 — MEKIEAELKEAETKQRSLSKAYECVHAQAAALIIFAVQWKDLEEHFESTRYSLESRFRELAHRETAVRVRDEELAEKEMKFYTEVESKADELGRIQILIDEKAEEVIQSKNHLQSLQSLILEHNDEVMVQEKRLMEVESFVGEKKRECDSIERRVKERMKKLNWVERMVEEKSKLAELKAETLRGFEAALEKCVEKTELKERELNEIIGSIEERKEEFSWIGEQILEAEKLIKVQEQQLDLKEEKFKEAQKAVEECDKELKLRAERIKEAERAVEECDKELKMKKEKLSAMEKSLVECSNAMESRETKIREMDSKKDKDFCLRERSLEEWSCKLEFKERELVLKERNVELKAGELRKSKEEGEKYLESLSQGLKEKENQLQGLDKELRLKQKELDLIKKSTQERAKDLELKERQLEDQAKECSLKQIEFNSIKKFTEERSQNLELKERQLEDQAKELELKQKEFDSIKKFSEERSQKLNLKKRQLEDRAKELELKHKEFDSLRKFSEEHTQNLKAKENTSILLSQVKIEQLEHIPANNVVLPSRASNQSSVNMDGRGLLLFINEHLKNYVLVGSEISAVLQVSPDPAKLVLDSMQGFYHSNSRADKSGCGFDLSITRVSCILLLETLKSISPKINPEVKEEAIKLAGDWKVKMTTGTENCLDVLCFLRFVSTYGITSFYDAIQSLCAIVAEDEHTTELSCALGISDKAPAKTETPESLLAKNAGTFSSPNLQLSATTDASHLQGVLNEIFSRDRLLQNETWATFQMSSDPEKFVMDVMQTSFAKYCTVEDVGFRETVMSKCISLLDKLMRIKPHVGPHVNKDALKLAVHWKSKIGAGTQAFELLGFLQFIATYGLLSMFNKEILVFLGRISQQKQALEACQTLGLADKIPADFIRNLIEKKQLIEAVRLICPFKLIDKFHPVPLLKEFVENAKRLCIQNSKRSKSLDEKDKCINNQIADLRVVIQCIKGCNLEFEYPSRFIETRIAFLEKLKEDRRRPKTSPPSKVEQHNQKNSPVSKVEQQEQKKASASKVEGQEQKMSAAPKVEGQEQKKSHASRVEGQEQKKSAASKGAAQEQKKSPSSNVEQGAEKPPASTVEQEQHRRGQKRRPNTLPRQFQPQQQRQSKYHRTSESIGPGYRKPSLWHENHRHRGQFGRDANSYEIGANAGTGFTAIPNPRPCVPH; from the exons ATGGAGAAGATAGAGGCAGAATTGAAGGAGGCGGAGACGAAGCAGAGGAGTCTGAGCAAGGCATACGAGTGCGTACACGCGCAGGCGGCTGCGCTTATTATCTTCGCCGTGCAATGGAAGGACCTGGAGGAGCACTTCGAGTCGACTCGGTACTCGCTCGAGTCGCGATTCCGGGAACTCGCCCACCGCGAGACGGCGGTCCGGGTTCGGGACGAGGAGTTGGCGGAGAAGGAGATGAAGTTCTACACGGAAGTTGAATCGAAAGCGGACGAGTTGGGGAGGATTCAGATTCTGATCGACGAGAAGGCTGAGGAGGTTATACAGAGTAAGAACCACTTGCAATCTCTCCAGTCTTTGATTCTGGAACATAACGATGAGGTTATGGTGCAAGAGAAGAGGTTGATGGAGGTTGAGAGTTTCGTTGGGGAGAAGAAGAGGGAGTGCGATTCGATTGAGAGGCGGGTTAAGGAGAGGATGAAGAAGTTGAATTGGGTTGAGAGAATGGTGGAGGAGAAGTCGAAATTGGCTGAGTTGAAGGCGGAGACATTGAGGGGGTTTGAAGCGGCGTTGGAGAAGTGTGTAGAGAAGACTGAATTGAAGGAGAGGGAGTTGAATGAGATTATCGGGTCGATTGAGGAGCGCAAGGAGGAGTTCAGTTGGATAGGAGAGCAGATTTTGGAGGCGGAAAAGTTGATTAAGGTGCAAGAGCAGCAGTTGGATTTGAAAGAAGAGAAATTTAAGGAGGCGCAAAAGGCGGTTGAAGAGTGTGACAAAGAGTTGAAATTAAGAGCGGAGCGGATTAAGGAGGCTGAAAGGGCGGTTGAAGAATGTGACAAGGAgttgaaaatgaagaaggagAAACTTAGTGCGATGGAGAAATCGTTAGTGGAGTGCTCGAATGCCATGGAGTCAAGGGAGACAAAGATTAGGGAAATGGACTCGAAAAAAGATAAAGATTTTTGTTTGCGTGAGAGATCATTGGAGGAGTGGTCCTGTAAGCTTGAGTTTAAAGAGAGGGAACTTGTATTGAAAGAGAGAAATGTCGAGTTAAAAGCTGGGGAACTCCGAAAGTCTAAAGAAGAAGGCGAAAAGTATTTGGAATCTCTCTCACAGGGActtaaggagaaagagaaccaACTTCAAGGCCTTGACAAAGAGCTCAGATTGAAGCAGAAAGAACttgatttgataaaaaaatccACTCAAGAACGCGccaaagacctggaattgaaAGAGAGGCAGCTTGAAGATCAGGCCAAAGAGTGTTCGTTGAAGCAGATAGAATTTAATTCGATCAAAAAGTTCACTGAAGAACGCAGCCAAAACCTTGAACTGAAAGAGAGGCAACTTGAAGACCAAGCCAAAGAGCTTGAATTGAAGCAGAAAGAATTTGATTCGATAAAAAAATTCTCAGAAGAACGCAGCCAAAAACTTAACCTGAAAAAGAGGCAACTTGAAGACCGGGCCAAAGAGCTTGAATTGAAGCATAAAGAGTTTGATTCGTTAAGAAAATTCAGCGAGGAACACACCCAAAACCTGAAAGCGAAAGAAAATACTAGTATTCTTCTTTCTCAAGTGAAAATTGAGCAATTGGAACATATCCCTGCCAACAATGTTGTTCTTCCTTCTCGCGCAAGTAACCAGTCCAGCGTCAATATGGATGGTAGAGGCTTGCTGTTGTTCATAAATGAGCATTTGAAGAACTATGTTCTAGTGGGTAGTGAAATCTCAGCTGTTCTTCAGGTGTCACCAGACCCGGCAAAACTGGTTTTGGATTCTATGCAAGGGTTTTACCATTCAAATTCAAGGGCGGACAAAAGCGGGTGTGGTTTTGATTTGAGCATTACCAGGGTGAGTTGTATCCTTTTGTTGGAGACTTTAAAGAGTATCTCCCCCAAAATTAACCCTGAGGTGAAAGAAGAAGCAATTAAGTTGGCAGGTGATTGGAAGGTTAAAATGACGACTGGGACGGAGAATTGCTTGGATGTTTTGTGTTTTCTGCGGTTTGTTAGTACATACGGAATCACCTCTTTTTATGATGCGATTCAAAGTCTTTGTGCGATCGTTGCTGAGGATGAACACACAACTGAATTATCCTGTGCCCTTGGTATCAGTGATAAGGCACCCG CCAAAACTGAGACACCAGAATCTTTACTGGCAAAAAATGCTGGGACCTTTTCTTCTCCGAATCTTCAACTATCTGCCACCACAGATGCTAGTCATTTGCAGGGGGTTTTAAATGAGATTTTCAGTAGGGATCGTCTGTTGCAGAATGAAACTTGGGCTACTTTTCAAATGTCATCAGATCCAGAAAAGTTTGTGATGGATGTGATGCAAACTTCTTTTGCTAAATACTGCACAGTAGAAGATGTTGGTTTTAGAGAAACTGTCATGTCGAAGTGCATTTCACTACTCGACAAGCTAATGAGAATTAAACCACATGTTGGACCTCATGTTAACAAAGATGCCCTAAAGCTAGCAGTCCACTGGAAATCAAAAATTGGTGCAGGCACCCAAGCCTTCGAGCTTTTGGGTTTTTTGCAGTTCATCGCTACATATGGATTGCTTTCTATGTTTAATAAAGAGATTTTAGTGTTTCTTGGGAGGATTTCTCAGCAGAAGCAGGCGCTAGAAGCATGTCAGACACTTGGTTTAGCTGATAAGATCCCTG CAGATTTCATTCGGAATCTTATTGAAAAGAAGCAACTAATTGAAGCTGTTCGATTGATTTGCCCCTTCAAGTTAATTGACAAGTTTCACCCAGTACCTCTCTTGAAAGAATTTGTGGAGAATGCAAAGAGGTTGTGCATACAAAATAGCAAGAGAAGTAAATCACTTGATGAAAAG GATAAATGTATAAACAACCAGATTGCTGATCTTAGAGTTGTGATTCAATGTATCAAAGGTTGCAATCTCGAGTTCGAGTACCCTTCCAGGTTCATTGAAACACGAATAGCTTTTCTGGAAAAACTAAAGGAGGATCGGAGACGTCCCAAGACATCTCCTCCCTCCAAGGTTGAACAACACAATCAGAAAAATTCTCCGGTCTCCAAGGTTGAACAACAAGAGCAGAAAAAGGCTAGTGCTTCCAAAGTTGAGGGACAAGAGCAGAAAATGTCTGCTGCCCCCAAAG TTGAGGGACAAGAGCAGAAAAAGTCTCACGCCTCTAGGGTTGAAGGACAAGAGCAGAAAAAATCCGCTGCCTCCAAAGGTGCGGCGCAAGAGCAAAAGAAATCTCCATCCTCCAATGTCGAACAAGGGGCAGAAAAGCCTCCTGCTTCCACCGTTGAACAAGAACAACACAGAAGAGGTCAGAAACGGAGACCCAACACTTTGCCTCGTCAGTTTCAACCACAGCAACAGCGTCAAAGCAAGTATCATCGGACATCTGAATCAATCGGCCCAGGGTATCGGAAGCCATCTTTGTGGCATGAAAACCATAGACACCGTGGTCAGTTCGGTAGGGATGCCAACAGCTATGAAATTGGTGCTAATGCTGGTACCGGTTTTACTGCCATCCCGAATCCTCGTCCTTGTGTTCCTCATTAG
- the LOC126594241 gene encoding FRIGIDA-like protein 5 isoform X2 gives MEKIEAELKEAETKQRSLSKAYECVHAQAAALIIFAVQWKDLEEHFESTRYSLESRFRELAHRETAVRVRDEELAEKEMKFYTEVESKADELGRIQILIDEKAEEVIQSKNHLQSLQSLILEHNDEVMVQEKRLMEVESFVGEKKRECDSIERRVKERMKKLNWVERMVEEKSKLAELKAETLRGFEAALEKCVEKTELKERELNEIIGSIEERKEEFSWIGEQILEAEKLIKVQEQQLDLKEEKFKEAQKAVEECDKELKLRAERIKEAERAVEECDKELKMKKEKLSAMEKSLVECSNAMESRETKIREMDSKKDKDFCLRERSLEEWSCKLEFKERELVLKERNVELKAGELRKSKEEGEKYLESLSQGLKEKENQLQGLDKELRLKQKELDLIKKSTQERAKDLELKERQLEDQAKECSLKQIEFNSIKKFTEERSQNLELKERQLEDQAKELELKQKEFDSIKKFSEERSQKLNLKKRQLEDRAKELELKHKEFDSLRKFSEEHTQNLKAKENTSILLSQVKIEQLEHIPANNVVLPSRASNQSSVNMDGRGLLLFINEHLKNYVLVGSEISAVLQVSPDPAKLVLDSMQGFYHSNSRADKSGCGFDLSITRVSCILLLETLKSISPKINPEVKEEAIKLAGDWKVKMTTGTENCLDVLCFLRFVSTYGITSFYDAIQSLCAIVAEDEHTTELSCALGISDKAPAKTETPESLLAKNAGTFSSPNLQLSATTDASHLQGVLNEIFSRDRLLQNETWATFQMSSDPEKFVMDVMQTSFAKYCTVEDVGFRETVMSKCISLLDKLMRIKPHVGPHVNKDALKLAVHWKSKIGAGTQAFELLGFLQFIATYGLLSMFNKEILVFLGRISQQKQALEACQTLGLADKIPDFIRNLIEKKQLIEAVRLICPFKLIDKFHPVPLLKEFVENAKRLCIQNSKRSKSLDEKDKCINNQIADLRVVIQCIKGCNLEFEYPSRFIETRIAFLEKLKEDRRRPKTSPPSKVEQHNQKNSPVSKVEQQEQKKASASKVEGQEQKMSAAPKGAGQEQKKSPSSRVEGQEHIESLASNVKQGAAKPLASIVEGREQTISVPSKVEPEHHRSGQKVEGQEQKKSHASRVEGQEQKKSAASKGAAQEQKKSPSSNVEQGAEKPPASTVEQEQHRRGQKRRPNTLPRQFQPQQQRQSKYHRTSESIGPGYRKPSLWHENHRHRGQFGRDANSYEIGANAGTGFTAIPNPRPCVPH, from the exons ATGGAGAAGATAGAGGCAGAATTGAAGGAGGCGGAGACGAAGCAGAGGAGTCTGAGCAAGGCATACGAGTGCGTACACGCGCAGGCGGCTGCGCTTATTATCTTCGCCGTGCAATGGAAGGACCTGGAGGAGCACTTCGAGTCGACTCGGTACTCGCTCGAGTCGCGATTCCGGGAACTCGCCCACCGCGAGACGGCGGTCCGGGTTCGGGACGAGGAGTTGGCGGAGAAGGAGATGAAGTTCTACACGGAAGTTGAATCGAAAGCGGACGAGTTGGGGAGGATTCAGATTCTGATCGACGAGAAGGCTGAGGAGGTTATACAGAGTAAGAACCACTTGCAATCTCTCCAGTCTTTGATTCTGGAACATAACGATGAGGTTATGGTGCAAGAGAAGAGGTTGATGGAGGTTGAGAGTTTCGTTGGGGAGAAGAAGAGGGAGTGCGATTCGATTGAGAGGCGGGTTAAGGAGAGGATGAAGAAGTTGAATTGGGTTGAGAGAATGGTGGAGGAGAAGTCGAAATTGGCTGAGTTGAAGGCGGAGACATTGAGGGGGTTTGAAGCGGCGTTGGAGAAGTGTGTAGAGAAGACTGAATTGAAGGAGAGGGAGTTGAATGAGATTATCGGGTCGATTGAGGAGCGCAAGGAGGAGTTCAGTTGGATAGGAGAGCAGATTTTGGAGGCGGAAAAGTTGATTAAGGTGCAAGAGCAGCAGTTGGATTTGAAAGAAGAGAAATTTAAGGAGGCGCAAAAGGCGGTTGAAGAGTGTGACAAAGAGTTGAAATTAAGAGCGGAGCGGATTAAGGAGGCTGAAAGGGCGGTTGAAGAATGTGACAAGGAgttgaaaatgaagaaggagAAACTTAGTGCGATGGAGAAATCGTTAGTGGAGTGCTCGAATGCCATGGAGTCAAGGGAGACAAAGATTAGGGAAATGGACTCGAAAAAAGATAAAGATTTTTGTTTGCGTGAGAGATCATTGGAGGAGTGGTCCTGTAAGCTTGAGTTTAAAGAGAGGGAACTTGTATTGAAAGAGAGAAATGTCGAGTTAAAAGCTGGGGAACTCCGAAAGTCTAAAGAAGAAGGCGAAAAGTATTTGGAATCTCTCTCACAGGGActtaaggagaaagagaaccaACTTCAAGGCCTTGACAAAGAGCTCAGATTGAAGCAGAAAGAACttgatttgataaaaaaatccACTCAAGAACGCGccaaagacctggaattgaaAGAGAGGCAGCTTGAAGATCAGGCCAAAGAGTGTTCGTTGAAGCAGATAGAATTTAATTCGATCAAAAAGTTCACTGAAGAACGCAGCCAAAACCTTGAACTGAAAGAGAGGCAACTTGAAGACCAAGCCAAAGAGCTTGAATTGAAGCAGAAAGAATTTGATTCGATAAAAAAATTCTCAGAAGAACGCAGCCAAAAACTTAACCTGAAAAAGAGGCAACTTGAAGACCGGGCCAAAGAGCTTGAATTGAAGCATAAAGAGTTTGATTCGTTAAGAAAATTCAGCGAGGAACACACCCAAAACCTGAAAGCGAAAGAAAATACTAGTATTCTTCTTTCTCAAGTGAAAATTGAGCAATTGGAACATATCCCTGCCAACAATGTTGTTCTTCCTTCTCGCGCAAGTAACCAGTCCAGCGTCAATATGGATGGTAGAGGCTTGCTGTTGTTCATAAATGAGCATTTGAAGAACTATGTTCTAGTGGGTAGTGAAATCTCAGCTGTTCTTCAGGTGTCACCAGACCCGGCAAAACTGGTTTTGGATTCTATGCAAGGGTTTTACCATTCAAATTCAAGGGCGGACAAAAGCGGGTGTGGTTTTGATTTGAGCATTACCAGGGTGAGTTGTATCCTTTTGTTGGAGACTTTAAAGAGTATCTCCCCCAAAATTAACCCTGAGGTGAAAGAAGAAGCAATTAAGTTGGCAGGTGATTGGAAGGTTAAAATGACGACTGGGACGGAGAATTGCTTGGATGTTTTGTGTTTTCTGCGGTTTGTTAGTACATACGGAATCACCTCTTTTTATGATGCGATTCAAAGTCTTTGTGCGATCGTTGCTGAGGATGAACACACAACTGAATTATCCTGTGCCCTTGGTATCAGTGATAAGGCACCCG CCAAAACTGAGACACCAGAATCTTTACTGGCAAAAAATGCTGGGACCTTTTCTTCTCCGAATCTTCAACTATCTGCCACCACAGATGCTAGTCATTTGCAGGGGGTTTTAAATGAGATTTTCAGTAGGGATCGTCTGTTGCAGAATGAAACTTGGGCTACTTTTCAAATGTCATCAGATCCAGAAAAGTTTGTGATGGATGTGATGCAAACTTCTTTTGCTAAATACTGCACAGTAGAAGATGTTGGTTTTAGAGAAACTGTCATGTCGAAGTGCATTTCACTACTCGACAAGCTAATGAGAATTAAACCACATGTTGGACCTCATGTTAACAAAGATGCCCTAAAGCTAGCAGTCCACTGGAAATCAAAAATTGGTGCAGGCACCCAAGCCTTCGAGCTTTTGGGTTTTTTGCAGTTCATCGCTACATATGGATTGCTTTCTATGTTTAATAAAGAGATTTTAGTGTTTCTTGGGAGGATTTCTCAGCAGAAGCAGGCGCTAGAAGCATGTCAGACACTTGGTTTAGCTGATAAGATCCCTG ATTTCATTCGGAATCTTATTGAAAAGAAGCAACTAATTGAAGCTGTTCGATTGATTTGCCCCTTCAAGTTAATTGACAAGTTTCACCCAGTACCTCTCTTGAAAGAATTTGTGGAGAATGCAAAGAGGTTGTGCATACAAAATAGCAAGAGAAGTAAATCACTTGATGAAAAG GATAAATGTATAAACAACCAGATTGCTGATCTTAGAGTTGTGATTCAATGTATCAAAGGTTGCAATCTCGAGTTCGAGTACCCTTCCAGGTTCATTGAAACACGAATAGCTTTTCTGGAAAAACTAAAGGAGGATCGGAGACGTCCCAAGACATCTCCTCCCTCCAAGGTTGAACAACACAATCAGAAAAATTCTCCGGTCTCCAAGGTTGAACAACAAGAGCAGAAAAAGGCTAGTGCTTCCAAAGTTGAGGGACAAGAGCAGAAAATGTCTGCTGCCCCCAAAGGTGCGGGGCAAGAGCAAAAAAAATCTCCTTCCTCTAGGGTTGAGGGACAAGAGCATATCGAATCTCTTGCCTCCAATGTCAAACAAGGGGCAGCAAAGCCCCTTGCTTCCATTGTTGAGGGACGAGAGCAGACAATATCTGTTCCCTCCAAGGTTGAACCAGAACACCACAGAAGCGGTCAGAAAGTTGAGGGACAAGAGCAGAAAAAGTCTCACGCCTCTAGGGTTGAAGGACAAGAGCAGAAAAAATCCGCTGCCTCCAAAGGTGCGGCGCAAGAGCAAAAGAAATCTCCATCCTCCAATGTCGAACAAGGGGCAGAAAAGCCTCCTGCTTCCACCGTTGAACAAGAACAACACAGAAGAGGTCAGAAACGGAGACCCAACACTTTGCCTCGTCAGTTTCAACCACAGCAACAGCGTCAAAGCAAGTATCATCGGACATCTGAATCAATCGGCCCAGGGTATCGGAAGCCATCTTTGTGGCATGAAAACCATAGACACCGTGGTCAGTTCGGTAGGGATGCCAACAGCTATGAAATTGGTGCTAATGCTGGTACCGGTTTTACTGCCATCCCGAATCCTCGTCCTTGTGTTCCTCATTAG
- the LOC126594241 gene encoding FRIGIDA-like protein 5 isoform X1, translated as MEKIEAELKEAETKQRSLSKAYECVHAQAAALIIFAVQWKDLEEHFESTRYSLESRFRELAHRETAVRVRDEELAEKEMKFYTEVESKADELGRIQILIDEKAEEVIQSKNHLQSLQSLILEHNDEVMVQEKRLMEVESFVGEKKRECDSIERRVKERMKKLNWVERMVEEKSKLAELKAETLRGFEAALEKCVEKTELKERELNEIIGSIEERKEEFSWIGEQILEAEKLIKVQEQQLDLKEEKFKEAQKAVEECDKELKLRAERIKEAERAVEECDKELKMKKEKLSAMEKSLVECSNAMESRETKIREMDSKKDKDFCLRERSLEEWSCKLEFKERELVLKERNVELKAGELRKSKEEGEKYLESLSQGLKEKENQLQGLDKELRLKQKELDLIKKSTQERAKDLELKERQLEDQAKECSLKQIEFNSIKKFTEERSQNLELKERQLEDQAKELELKQKEFDSIKKFSEERSQKLNLKKRQLEDRAKELELKHKEFDSLRKFSEEHTQNLKAKENTSILLSQVKIEQLEHIPANNVVLPSRASNQSSVNMDGRGLLLFINEHLKNYVLVGSEISAVLQVSPDPAKLVLDSMQGFYHSNSRADKSGCGFDLSITRVSCILLLETLKSISPKINPEVKEEAIKLAGDWKVKMTTGTENCLDVLCFLRFVSTYGITSFYDAIQSLCAIVAEDEHTTELSCALGISDKAPAKTETPESLLAKNAGTFSSPNLQLSATTDASHLQGVLNEIFSRDRLLQNETWATFQMSSDPEKFVMDVMQTSFAKYCTVEDVGFRETVMSKCISLLDKLMRIKPHVGPHVNKDALKLAVHWKSKIGAGTQAFELLGFLQFIATYGLLSMFNKEILVFLGRISQQKQALEACQTLGLADKIPADFIRNLIEKKQLIEAVRLICPFKLIDKFHPVPLLKEFVENAKRLCIQNSKRSKSLDEKDKCINNQIADLRVVIQCIKGCNLEFEYPSRFIETRIAFLEKLKEDRRRPKTSPPSKVEQHNQKNSPVSKVEQQEQKKASASKVEGQEQKMSAAPKGAGQEQKKSPSSRVEGQEHIESLASNVKQGAAKPLASIVEGREQTISVPSKVEPEHHRSGQKVEGQEQKKSHASRVEGQEQKKSAASKGAAQEQKKSPSSNVEQGAEKPPASTVEQEQHRRGQKRRPNTLPRQFQPQQQRQSKYHRTSESIGPGYRKPSLWHENHRHRGQFGRDANSYEIGANAGTGFTAIPNPRPCVPH; from the exons ATGGAGAAGATAGAGGCAGAATTGAAGGAGGCGGAGACGAAGCAGAGGAGTCTGAGCAAGGCATACGAGTGCGTACACGCGCAGGCGGCTGCGCTTATTATCTTCGCCGTGCAATGGAAGGACCTGGAGGAGCACTTCGAGTCGACTCGGTACTCGCTCGAGTCGCGATTCCGGGAACTCGCCCACCGCGAGACGGCGGTCCGGGTTCGGGACGAGGAGTTGGCGGAGAAGGAGATGAAGTTCTACACGGAAGTTGAATCGAAAGCGGACGAGTTGGGGAGGATTCAGATTCTGATCGACGAGAAGGCTGAGGAGGTTATACAGAGTAAGAACCACTTGCAATCTCTCCAGTCTTTGATTCTGGAACATAACGATGAGGTTATGGTGCAAGAGAAGAGGTTGATGGAGGTTGAGAGTTTCGTTGGGGAGAAGAAGAGGGAGTGCGATTCGATTGAGAGGCGGGTTAAGGAGAGGATGAAGAAGTTGAATTGGGTTGAGAGAATGGTGGAGGAGAAGTCGAAATTGGCTGAGTTGAAGGCGGAGACATTGAGGGGGTTTGAAGCGGCGTTGGAGAAGTGTGTAGAGAAGACTGAATTGAAGGAGAGGGAGTTGAATGAGATTATCGGGTCGATTGAGGAGCGCAAGGAGGAGTTCAGTTGGATAGGAGAGCAGATTTTGGAGGCGGAAAAGTTGATTAAGGTGCAAGAGCAGCAGTTGGATTTGAAAGAAGAGAAATTTAAGGAGGCGCAAAAGGCGGTTGAAGAGTGTGACAAAGAGTTGAAATTAAGAGCGGAGCGGATTAAGGAGGCTGAAAGGGCGGTTGAAGAATGTGACAAGGAgttgaaaatgaagaaggagAAACTTAGTGCGATGGAGAAATCGTTAGTGGAGTGCTCGAATGCCATGGAGTCAAGGGAGACAAAGATTAGGGAAATGGACTCGAAAAAAGATAAAGATTTTTGTTTGCGTGAGAGATCATTGGAGGAGTGGTCCTGTAAGCTTGAGTTTAAAGAGAGGGAACTTGTATTGAAAGAGAGAAATGTCGAGTTAAAAGCTGGGGAACTCCGAAAGTCTAAAGAAGAAGGCGAAAAGTATTTGGAATCTCTCTCACAGGGActtaaggagaaagagaaccaACTTCAAGGCCTTGACAAAGAGCTCAGATTGAAGCAGAAAGAACttgatttgataaaaaaatccACTCAAGAACGCGccaaagacctggaattgaaAGAGAGGCAGCTTGAAGATCAGGCCAAAGAGTGTTCGTTGAAGCAGATAGAATTTAATTCGATCAAAAAGTTCACTGAAGAACGCAGCCAAAACCTTGAACTGAAAGAGAGGCAACTTGAAGACCAAGCCAAAGAGCTTGAATTGAAGCAGAAAGAATTTGATTCGATAAAAAAATTCTCAGAAGAACGCAGCCAAAAACTTAACCTGAAAAAGAGGCAACTTGAAGACCGGGCCAAAGAGCTTGAATTGAAGCATAAAGAGTTTGATTCGTTAAGAAAATTCAGCGAGGAACACACCCAAAACCTGAAAGCGAAAGAAAATACTAGTATTCTTCTTTCTCAAGTGAAAATTGAGCAATTGGAACATATCCCTGCCAACAATGTTGTTCTTCCTTCTCGCGCAAGTAACCAGTCCAGCGTCAATATGGATGGTAGAGGCTTGCTGTTGTTCATAAATGAGCATTTGAAGAACTATGTTCTAGTGGGTAGTGAAATCTCAGCTGTTCTTCAGGTGTCACCAGACCCGGCAAAACTGGTTTTGGATTCTATGCAAGGGTTTTACCATTCAAATTCAAGGGCGGACAAAAGCGGGTGTGGTTTTGATTTGAGCATTACCAGGGTGAGTTGTATCCTTTTGTTGGAGACTTTAAAGAGTATCTCCCCCAAAATTAACCCTGAGGTGAAAGAAGAAGCAATTAAGTTGGCAGGTGATTGGAAGGTTAAAATGACGACTGGGACGGAGAATTGCTTGGATGTTTTGTGTTTTCTGCGGTTTGTTAGTACATACGGAATCACCTCTTTTTATGATGCGATTCAAAGTCTTTGTGCGATCGTTGCTGAGGATGAACACACAACTGAATTATCCTGTGCCCTTGGTATCAGTGATAAGGCACCCG CCAAAACTGAGACACCAGAATCTTTACTGGCAAAAAATGCTGGGACCTTTTCTTCTCCGAATCTTCAACTATCTGCCACCACAGATGCTAGTCATTTGCAGGGGGTTTTAAATGAGATTTTCAGTAGGGATCGTCTGTTGCAGAATGAAACTTGGGCTACTTTTCAAATGTCATCAGATCCAGAAAAGTTTGTGATGGATGTGATGCAAACTTCTTTTGCTAAATACTGCACAGTAGAAGATGTTGGTTTTAGAGAAACTGTCATGTCGAAGTGCATTTCACTACTCGACAAGCTAATGAGAATTAAACCACATGTTGGACCTCATGTTAACAAAGATGCCCTAAAGCTAGCAGTCCACTGGAAATCAAAAATTGGTGCAGGCACCCAAGCCTTCGAGCTTTTGGGTTTTTTGCAGTTCATCGCTACATATGGATTGCTTTCTATGTTTAATAAAGAGATTTTAGTGTTTCTTGGGAGGATTTCTCAGCAGAAGCAGGCGCTAGAAGCATGTCAGACACTTGGTTTAGCTGATAAGATCCCTG CAGATTTCATTCGGAATCTTATTGAAAAGAAGCAACTAATTGAAGCTGTTCGATTGATTTGCCCCTTCAAGTTAATTGACAAGTTTCACCCAGTACCTCTCTTGAAAGAATTTGTGGAGAATGCAAAGAGGTTGTGCATACAAAATAGCAAGAGAAGTAAATCACTTGATGAAAAG GATAAATGTATAAACAACCAGATTGCTGATCTTAGAGTTGTGATTCAATGTATCAAAGGTTGCAATCTCGAGTTCGAGTACCCTTCCAGGTTCATTGAAACACGAATAGCTTTTCTGGAAAAACTAAAGGAGGATCGGAGACGTCCCAAGACATCTCCTCCCTCCAAGGTTGAACAACACAATCAGAAAAATTCTCCGGTCTCCAAGGTTGAACAACAAGAGCAGAAAAAGGCTAGTGCTTCCAAAGTTGAGGGACAAGAGCAGAAAATGTCTGCTGCCCCCAAAGGTGCGGGGCAAGAGCAAAAAAAATCTCCTTCCTCTAGGGTTGAGGGACAAGAGCATATCGAATCTCTTGCCTCCAATGTCAAACAAGGGGCAGCAAAGCCCCTTGCTTCCATTGTTGAGGGACGAGAGCAGACAATATCTGTTCCCTCCAAGGTTGAACCAGAACACCACAGAAGCGGTCAGAAAGTTGAGGGACAAGAGCAGAAAAAGTCTCACGCCTCTAGGGTTGAAGGACAAGAGCAGAAAAAATCCGCTGCCTCCAAAGGTGCGGCGCAAGAGCAAAAGAAATCTCCATCCTCCAATGTCGAACAAGGGGCAGAAAAGCCTCCTGCTTCCACCGTTGAACAAGAACAACACAGAAGAGGTCAGAAACGGAGACCCAACACTTTGCCTCGTCAGTTTCAACCACAGCAACAGCGTCAAAGCAAGTATCATCGGACATCTGAATCAATCGGCCCAGGGTATCGGAAGCCATCTTTGTGGCATGAAAACCATAGACACCGTGGTCAGTTCGGTAGGGATGCCAACAGCTATGAAATTGGTGCTAATGCTGGTACCGGTTTTACTGCCATCCCGAATCCTCGTCCTTGTGTTCCTCATTAG